AAAAGTTTTGGCGGGTTCTGCTTAATTTCATCCCTTACCCTAACATTGTACTTATTGGGGTAACCTCCAATATGGGTTATCCAAACATCAACCTCCTCACAAAAAAAACGATTGTTCTCTGGAAATTCTTTTTGAATAATATGGTCATCAATGTTACCGTAAACCGCACGCAATGGGTTATTCTCTTTCAATTTGTCCGTTACGTGCAAACTCCCAATATCACCTGCGTGCCAAATTTCATCTGCCTGTGTCGCATATTTTAAAATGGAGTCGTCTATGTGACCATGAGTATCCGAAAGCAATAAAATTTTGGTCATAACGCTAAAAATTTCCTAAAAAAAGAATGTTGGATTTCTGTTGGATGGGATTAAGTATCTTTAACGACTTAAAAATAAGGCATTCCATTGAGATATTTTATCCGATTTTCCTATTTCGGAAAGGCATACCACGGTTGGCAGAATCAGCCCAATGCTATTACGGTACAAGAAGTATTGGAAAAAGCACTTTCTACTTTATTGCGTGAAAAAATTGAAGTGGTGGGAGCTGGCAGAACGGATGCTGGAGTACACGCCAGAGAAATGTATGCTCATTTTGACTATACCACACTTAAAAACACAAAAGACTTGGTTTATCGCCTCAATGCATTTCTTCCAGAAGATATTGCAGTTGAAGCGATTGATCGTGTAATAAAAGATGCCCATGCCAGATTTGATGCCACAGAACGTACTTATGAGTTTTGGATAGTCCAAGAAAAGAATCCTTTTTATTCGGATACTGCATATCTGGTCAGGCATCCTTTGAATATAGAGGCAATGAACAAATCGGCGTCCTTTTTGATGGATTACACGGATTTTGAGTGCTTCTCCAAGTCGAATACCGATGTAAAGACCTTCAATTGTAAGATTT
The nucleotide sequence above comes from Flagellimonas sp. HMM57. Encoded proteins:
- the truA gene encoding tRNA pseudouridine(38-40) synthase TruA translates to MRYFIRFSYFGKAYHGWQNQPNAITVQEVLEKALSTLLREKIEVVGAGRTDAGVHAREMYAHFDYTTLKNTKDLVYRLNAFLPEDIAVEAIDRVIKDAHARFDATERTYEFWIVQEKNPFYSDTAYLVRHPLNIEAMNKSASFLMDYTDFECFSKSNTDVKTFNCKILKAIWMHKNDKLIFTITADRFLRNMVRAIVGTLLDVGHGKMKPEEIKKIIASKNRGEAGFSVPAKGLYLTKILYPTAIFNE
- a CDS encoding metallophosphoesterase, which codes for MTKILLLSDTHGHIDDSILKYATQADEIWHAGDIGSLHVTDKLKENNPLRAVYGNIDDHIIQKEFPENNRFFCEEVDVWITHIGGYPNKYNVRVRDEIKQNPPKLFICGHSHILKVMNDKKLNLLHMNPGACGKHGFHQVRTMLRFTVDGSKIANLEVIELGKR